The Heteronotia binoei isolate CCM8104 ecotype False Entrance Well chromosome 14, APGP_CSIRO_Hbin_v1, whole genome shotgun sequence genome has a window encoding:
- the ZNF507 gene encoding zinc finger protein 507 isoform X2 produces MEEGSNITALVSSTGEQEAVVISEAILSSSLESDEDQRKCNPDPLIQVIQKLSKIVENEKSQKCLLIGKKRLHSEAAVLSADSQDLPEIPAKTVELPALGTINIEDYYMTDCPPLSKRKVVCYQCSLCKSLSPSLHLLKEHLKQHGQQNEVILMCSVCNFATISLEEFEAHVRCHSDSDDKNLAPSKEQQCMSLSGTAPHGPVENFVKTGPDPAAQLQPTPLTEKGRQKWYTYEQYGMYRCLICSYTCGQQRMLKTHAWKHAGEVDCSYPIFEDENEQAALPDSTVAGVPHNVNTVVLALENNKLDLCSDQAVQLHLCSPEQTTYKSSPVEETVKQEADASQSAPLSPQGKLLDEAMLDTDLEQDNSVSDSLLSSAQKIINCSPNKKGHVNVIVERLPSAEEPVLQKPYLTGADMETEKKLITEQNRVARDGLGDVFHMDKHSIDLEEVIIGWSSTEKKDGDLSPGRARAVDENAPPTRRRTNSESLRLHSLAAEALVTMPSRAAELTRSSLRAFAEVNSLGSDTGQRQADGSYPSHSKLVTSLKAEELPSLNQTDCTFVEIQKDKQELAEGPMKMGISMSLLTVIEKLKERTDQNASDDDILKELQDNVQCQPATDAGVLGSNLVEYIPNVDRPFRCRLCHYSSGNKGYIKQHLRVHRQRQPYQCPICEHIADNSKELESHMINHCKTRMYQCKQCEESFHYKSQLRSHEREQHSLPEIYSTSSSNKLITCSEMDESVGDRISVQKLYRCDTCDYTSTTYVGVRNHRRIHSSDKPYRCSLCGYVCSHPPSLKSHMWKHASDQNYNYEQVNKAINDAISQSGRSPSQLPGKTVAEGPEDSSVPLTSHPEVSSPSDSSSHTTNKTMASDDNQNLTSSANTSCDSEKNVSLPHSGTEYCILLFCCCICGFESTNKETLLDHMKEHEGEIINIILNKDHSAAQSVS; encoded by the exons ATGGAAGAAGGAAGCAACATCACAGCATTAGTCTCAAGCACTGGGGAACAGGAAGCTGTAGTGATTTCTGAGGCTATCCTCAGTTCATCCTTGGAAAGCGATGAAGACCAAAGGAAGTGTAATCCTGATCCGCTAATCCAGGTCATCCAAAAACTAAGCAAAATTGTTGAGAACGAGAAGTCCCAGAAATGCCTTCTGATAGGGAAGAAACGTTTACATTCGGAAGCCGCTGTGCTTTCAGCTGACTCGCAAGACCTCCCAGAGATCCCAGCTAAAACAGTTGAATTGCCGGCCCTGGGTACAATAAATATTGAAGACTATTACATGACTGACTGTCCTCCGCTGAGTAAGAGGAAAGTGGTTTGCTACCAGTGTAGCCTTTGCAAGTCTCTCTCTCCGTCTCTCCATCTTTTAAAAGAACACCTGAAACAACATGGTCAGCAGAATGAGGTAATACTCATGTGTTCCGTATGTAACTTTGCCACTATAAGCCTAGAAGAATTTGAAGCTCACGTGAGATGTCACTCAGACAGCGATGACAAAAACCTTGCTCCATCAAAGGAACAGCAGTGTATGAGTCTCTCTGGTACTGCTCCACATGGACCAGTGGAAAATTTTGTCAAAACAGGCCCTGATCCAGCAGCACAGCTTCAGCCTACTCCTCTGACAGAGAAGGGGAGGCAAAAATGGTACACTTACGAGCAATACGGTATGTACCGATGCTTAATTTGTAGCTACACTTGTGGTCAGCAAAGGATGTTGAAAACACATGCCTGGAAGCATGCCGGTGAAGTCGATTGCTCGTATCCCATATTTGAAGATGAAAACGAGCAAGCCGCGTTACCAGATTCCACTGTGGCGGGCGTTCCTCACAATGTCAACACCGTTGTCCTCGCACTAGAAAATAACAAACTTGATCTCTGCAGCGACCAGGCAGTTCAGCTCCATCTGTGCAGCCCAGAGCAAACAACGTACAAGTCGTCACCTGTAGAAGAAACTGTAAAACAGGAAGCAGATGCGAGTCAGTCAGCTCCGCTTTCTCCCCAAGGAAAGCTCTTAGACGAGGCTATGTTGGATACTGATCTGGAACAAGATAATTCGGTAAGCGATAGCCTGCTGTCATCGGCCCAGAAGATCATTAACTGTAGCCCAAATAAGAAAGGCCACGTCAACGTCATAGTGGAACGTCTGCCAAGCGCCGAAGAGCCCGTCTTGCAGAAGCCTTACTTAACAGGCGCTGATATGGAGACTGAGAAGAAGCTTATCACTGAACAGAATCGGGTCGCTCGTGATGGGCTGGGGGACGTTTTCCATATGGACAAACATTCCATTGACCTTGAAGAAGTGATAATAGGATGGAGCAGCACCGAGAAGAAAGATGGCGACTTAAGCCCTGGAAGGGCCAGAGCAGTTGATGAAAATGCCCCTCCAACACGAAGAAGAACCAATTCAGAGTCCTTGAGACTGCACTCCCTAGCGGCAGAAGCACTGGTTACTATGCCTAGCAGAGCTGCAGAGCTAACCCGGTCGAGCCTCAGGGCCTTCGCCGAGGTCAACTCCTTGGGCTCGGACACAGGCCAACGGCAGGCTGATGGCAGCTACCCGTCCCATTCTAAACTGGTCACGTCCCTTAAAGCGGAAGAGTTGCCCAGCCTAAATCAAACCGACTGCACTTTTGTGGAAATACAGAAGGATAAACAGGAGCTGGCTGAAGGCCCCATGAAGATGGGCATTAGCATGTCACTGCTCACCGTGATTGAGAAACTGAAAGAGAGGACAGATCAGAATGCTTCTGACGACGACATTCTGAAAGAACTGCAAGACAACGTACAATGCCAGCCTGCGACGGACGCCGGCGTGCTGGGAAGCAACTTGGTAGAATACATCCCCAATGTAGACCGTCCCTTCCGGTGTCGCTTGTGCCACTACAGCAGTGGCAACAAGGGTTACATCAAGCAACATCTACGGGTGCACCGCCAGAGGCAGCCCTACCAGTGTCCAATTTGCGAGCATATCGCGGACAACAGCAAGGAATTAGAAAGCCACATGATCAACCACTGCAAAACCCGAATGTACCAGTGCAAACAATGCGAGGAGTCCTTTCATTACAAG AGTCAGCTGCGAAGCCATGAGAGGGAGCAGCACAGCCTTCCAGAGATATATTCGACATCGTCATCTAACAAACTGATAACCTGCAGCGAAATGGATGAAAGTGTTG GGGATAGGATTTCAGTCCAGAAGCTTTACAGATGCGACACTTGCGACTACACAAGCACAACGTACGTTGGAGTGCGGAATCACAGACGGATTCACAGCTCTGACAAACCGTATCG gtgtTCCCTATGTGGATATGTGTGTAGCCACCCTCCTTCTCTAAAGTCTCATATGTGGAAACATGCTAGCGACCAAAATTATAACTACGAACAAGTGAACAAAGCTATCAACGATGCAATCTCGCAAAGTGGCCG GTCTCCAAGTCAGCTACCTGGGAAGACAGTAGCTGAAGGCCCTGAAGATAGTTCCGTTCCTTTGACGAGCCATCCTGAGGTCTCATCCCCATCGGACTCCTCCAGCCACACCACAAACAAAACCATGGCTTCCGATGACAATCAGAACCTCACTTCTTCTGCGAATACTTCGTGTGATTCAGAAAAAAATGTGAGTCTGCCCCATTCTGGTACAGAATATTGCATTCTGCTCTTCTGCTGTTGCATTTGTGGATTTGAGTCCACCAACAAAGAGACCTTACTCGACCACATGAAAGAACATGAAGGGGAAATTATAAACATAATCCTGAACAAGGACCACAGCGCAGCACAGAGCGTAAGCTAA
- the ZNF507 gene encoding zinc finger protein 507 isoform X1, which yields MEEGSNITALVSSTGEQEAVVISEAILSSSLESDEDQRKCNPDPLIQVIQKLSKIVENEKSQKCLLIGKKRLHSEAAVLSADSQDLPEIPAKTVELPALGTINIEDYYMTDCPPLSKRKVVCYQCSLCKSLSPSLHLLKEHLKQHGQQNEVILMCSVCNFATISLEEFEAHVRCHSDSDDKNLAPSKEQQCMSLSGTAPHGPVENFVKTGPDPAAQLQPTPLTEKGRQKWYTYEQYGMYRCLICSYTCGQQRMLKTHAWKHAGEVDCSYPIFEDENEQAALPDSTVAGVPHNVNTVVLALENNKLDLCSDQAVQLHLCSPEQTTYKSSPVEETVKQEADASQSAPLSPQGKLLDEAMLDTDLEQDNSVSDSLLSSAQKIINCSPNKKGHVNVIVERLPSAEEPVLQKPYLTGADMETEKKLITEQNRVARDGLGDVFHMDKHSIDLEEVIIGWSSTEKKDGDLSPGRARAVDENAPPTRRRTNSESLRLHSLAAEALVTMPSRAAELTRSSLRAFAEVNSLGSDTGQRQADGSYPSHSKLVTSLKAEELPSLNQTDCTFVEIQKDKQELAEGPMKMGISMSLLTVIEKLKERTDQNASDDDILKELQDNVQCQPATDAGVLGSNLVEYIPNVDRPFRCRLCHYSSGNKGYIKQHLRVHRQRQPYQCPICEHIADNSKELESHMINHCKTRMYQCKQCEESFHYKSQLRSHEREQHSLPEIYSTSSSNKLITCSEMDESVGDRISVQKLYRCDTCDYTSTTYVGVRNHRRIHSSDKPYRCRVCDFATTNMNSLKCHMRQHPQEHQAVQLMEQFKCSLCGYVCSHPPSLKSHMWKHASDQNYNYEQVNKAINDAISQSGRSPSQLPGKTVAEGPEDSSVPLTSHPEVSSPSDSSSHTTNKTMASDDNQNLTSSANTSCDSEKNVSLPHSGTEYCILLFCCCICGFESTNKETLLDHMKEHEGEIINIILNKDHSAAQSVS from the exons ATGGAAGAAGGAAGCAACATCACAGCATTAGTCTCAAGCACTGGGGAACAGGAAGCTGTAGTGATTTCTGAGGCTATCCTCAGTTCATCCTTGGAAAGCGATGAAGACCAAAGGAAGTGTAATCCTGATCCGCTAATCCAGGTCATCCAAAAACTAAGCAAAATTGTTGAGAACGAGAAGTCCCAGAAATGCCTTCTGATAGGGAAGAAACGTTTACATTCGGAAGCCGCTGTGCTTTCAGCTGACTCGCAAGACCTCCCAGAGATCCCAGCTAAAACAGTTGAATTGCCGGCCCTGGGTACAATAAATATTGAAGACTATTACATGACTGACTGTCCTCCGCTGAGTAAGAGGAAAGTGGTTTGCTACCAGTGTAGCCTTTGCAAGTCTCTCTCTCCGTCTCTCCATCTTTTAAAAGAACACCTGAAACAACATGGTCAGCAGAATGAGGTAATACTCATGTGTTCCGTATGTAACTTTGCCACTATAAGCCTAGAAGAATTTGAAGCTCACGTGAGATGTCACTCAGACAGCGATGACAAAAACCTTGCTCCATCAAAGGAACAGCAGTGTATGAGTCTCTCTGGTACTGCTCCACATGGACCAGTGGAAAATTTTGTCAAAACAGGCCCTGATCCAGCAGCACAGCTTCAGCCTACTCCTCTGACAGAGAAGGGGAGGCAAAAATGGTACACTTACGAGCAATACGGTATGTACCGATGCTTAATTTGTAGCTACACTTGTGGTCAGCAAAGGATGTTGAAAACACATGCCTGGAAGCATGCCGGTGAAGTCGATTGCTCGTATCCCATATTTGAAGATGAAAACGAGCAAGCCGCGTTACCAGATTCCACTGTGGCGGGCGTTCCTCACAATGTCAACACCGTTGTCCTCGCACTAGAAAATAACAAACTTGATCTCTGCAGCGACCAGGCAGTTCAGCTCCATCTGTGCAGCCCAGAGCAAACAACGTACAAGTCGTCACCTGTAGAAGAAACTGTAAAACAGGAAGCAGATGCGAGTCAGTCAGCTCCGCTTTCTCCCCAAGGAAAGCTCTTAGACGAGGCTATGTTGGATACTGATCTGGAACAAGATAATTCGGTAAGCGATAGCCTGCTGTCATCGGCCCAGAAGATCATTAACTGTAGCCCAAATAAGAAAGGCCACGTCAACGTCATAGTGGAACGTCTGCCAAGCGCCGAAGAGCCCGTCTTGCAGAAGCCTTACTTAACAGGCGCTGATATGGAGACTGAGAAGAAGCTTATCACTGAACAGAATCGGGTCGCTCGTGATGGGCTGGGGGACGTTTTCCATATGGACAAACATTCCATTGACCTTGAAGAAGTGATAATAGGATGGAGCAGCACCGAGAAGAAAGATGGCGACTTAAGCCCTGGAAGGGCCAGAGCAGTTGATGAAAATGCCCCTCCAACACGAAGAAGAACCAATTCAGAGTCCTTGAGACTGCACTCCCTAGCGGCAGAAGCACTGGTTACTATGCCTAGCAGAGCTGCAGAGCTAACCCGGTCGAGCCTCAGGGCCTTCGCCGAGGTCAACTCCTTGGGCTCGGACACAGGCCAACGGCAGGCTGATGGCAGCTACCCGTCCCATTCTAAACTGGTCACGTCCCTTAAAGCGGAAGAGTTGCCCAGCCTAAATCAAACCGACTGCACTTTTGTGGAAATACAGAAGGATAAACAGGAGCTGGCTGAAGGCCCCATGAAGATGGGCATTAGCATGTCACTGCTCACCGTGATTGAGAAACTGAAAGAGAGGACAGATCAGAATGCTTCTGACGACGACATTCTGAAAGAACTGCAAGACAACGTACAATGCCAGCCTGCGACGGACGCCGGCGTGCTGGGAAGCAACTTGGTAGAATACATCCCCAATGTAGACCGTCCCTTCCGGTGTCGCTTGTGCCACTACAGCAGTGGCAACAAGGGTTACATCAAGCAACATCTACGGGTGCACCGCCAGAGGCAGCCCTACCAGTGTCCAATTTGCGAGCATATCGCGGACAACAGCAAGGAATTAGAAAGCCACATGATCAACCACTGCAAAACCCGAATGTACCAGTGCAAACAATGCGAGGAGTCCTTTCATTACAAG AGTCAGCTGCGAAGCCATGAGAGGGAGCAGCACAGCCTTCCAGAGATATATTCGACATCGTCATCTAACAAACTGATAACCTGCAGCGAAATGGATGAAAGTGTTG GGGATAGGATTTCAGTCCAGAAGCTTTACAGATGCGACACTTGCGACTACACAAGCACAACGTACGTTGGAGTGCGGAATCACAGACGGATTCACAGCTCTGACAAACCGTATCG ATGTCGAGTGTGCGACTTCGCCACGACAAATATGAATAGTTTGAAATGCCACATGAGGCAGCATCCCCAGGAGCATCAGGCAGTGCAGCTAATGGAACAGTTCAA gtgtTCCCTATGTGGATATGTGTGTAGCCACCCTCCTTCTCTAAAGTCTCATATGTGGAAACATGCTAGCGACCAAAATTATAACTACGAACAAGTGAACAAAGCTATCAACGATGCAATCTCGCAAAGTGGCCG GTCTCCAAGTCAGCTACCTGGGAAGACAGTAGCTGAAGGCCCTGAAGATAGTTCCGTTCCTTTGACGAGCCATCCTGAGGTCTCATCCCCATCGGACTCCTCCAGCCACACCACAAACAAAACCATGGCTTCCGATGACAATCAGAACCTCACTTCTTCTGCGAATACTTCGTGTGATTCAGAAAAAAATGTGAGTCTGCCCCATTCTGGTACAGAATATTGCATTCTGCTCTTCTGCTGTTGCATTTGTGGATTTGAGTCCACCAACAAAGAGACCTTACTCGACCACATGAAAGAACATGAAGGGGAAATTATAAACATAATCCTGAACAAGGACCACAGCGCAGCACAGAGCGTAAGCTAA